The Oceanicaulis sp. nucleotide sequence ACTGGCCGTAGAACACGCCGGGCTCGTCGACGACGAACCAGGTCTCGTTCAGCCGCCCCGGAATGGCGTCCATCTTGATGCCGAAGGCGGGCATGGCCCAGTTGTGGATCACGTCCGAGGCGGTGACCTCGACCCGCACGGTCGCGCCGACCGGCACGACGACGGGAAGGTCGGTCGTCAGCAAACGGTGCGCCTCGTACGGCCAGGTCGCGACGTCTTCGTCGGCGATCATGTTCGCGACGTACTGGAACCCGCCATGGTCGGGATACTCGTAGGTCCAGTTCCACTGGTTGCCGGTCGTCTTGATGGTGAAGTCCGCTTCGGGGATCACGTCCTGGAAGTACAGAAGGCGGAAGCTCGGCACCGCGATGACCACCAGGATCAGGATCGGCACCACCGTCCAGACCACTTCCACGAAGGTGTTGTGGCTGAACTTCTTGGGCTCGTGGCCGGGGCGCGCGCGATAGCGGATCATCGCCCAGCCCAGCAGCGCCAGAACGAAGACGGAGATCGCCGTGATGATCCACACCAGAAGGGTGTGGAACTCATGGATGTTCTCCATCACCGGCGTGGCCGCGGGCTGCAGGCCCAGCTGGCCGTCCACAGGAATGACGACCGGCGGCGTCGCGAACGCGGCGCCGGTGATCAGACTGAACAAGGCGCCGACAGCGCCGAGAGCGGCCGTGAAACGCATGGCTCCCCCGAGGAACTAGAGATGTGTCAGACGGGCCGCGGCGGATCGGGCCCGTGTCAGCGGGCCGGTATATAGAACCACCCCGCGAGGCTGTCAGCGCGGTATAAGCGCCTTTTTGTCGCAAGGCCCAATGTTTTTTCATATACCTCCGGACCGCAGCGGCTTGGCCCGATGCGCAGGATTTTGCTAGGGTTTTCTTCCGCTGCCCATGAAGGAGGGGATCATGGCCCGCATGCGTGAGGAAAATTCCAGCTCCGGCAAGGCGTTGGGCGAAGCCGCCAAGGGCGGCGCGCTCGGCCTGGGCGCCGCGCTCGTCGCCGCCGCAGCCTGCGCGGTCGCGTTTTCACAGGAAGCCGACGGCCAGCAGCCGATCGAGCGGCCCTCGCTCGCCGCAGCCCTCGCCGAGTGCGAATCGGGCGCGTTCGAGGGCGCCAGCGACGGCCGGGCGCTGGGCGCTTGCGACATCGCGATGCGCGCGCCCGAACTCGACGACGCGATGCGCGCGAAGGTTCTGGTCAATCGCGGCCTGATCGCGCTCGATCGTGGCATCCTGCGCCAGGCGCGCGCCGATCTCGAGCAGGCCGTCCAGCTTGATCCGGACCTGGCTGAAGCCTGGCTCAATCTCTCCGCCGCC carries:
- the coxB gene encoding cytochrome c oxidase subunit II, which gives rise to MRFTAALGAVGALFSLITGAAFATPPVVIPVDGQLGLQPAATPVMENIHEFHTLLVWIITAISVFVLALLGWAMIRYRARPGHEPKKFSHNTFVEVVWTVVPILILVVIAVPSFRLLYFQDVIPEADFTIKTTGNQWNWTYEYPDHGGFQYVANMIADEDVATWPYEAHRLLTTDLPVVVPVGATVRVEVTASDVIHNWAMPAFGIKMDAIPGRLNETWFVVDEPGVFYGQCSELCGLRHAFMPIEVHVVPQEVFDAWVAAANEDPYEAPRVLAAHYDELRGESRVASAR